One Benincasa hispida cultivar B227 chromosome 5, ASM972705v1, whole genome shotgun sequence genomic window carries:
- the LOC120078024 gene encoding uncharacterized protein LOC120078024 encodes MKFEAGDKVVLKVAPMKGVLRFGKKGKLSLRFVGPFEILKHGHFAEFLRHGSFIRQRKLSYFSKHDPKFGVGSVAYRLALPPSLFMVHNVFHVSMLRKYLTDPSHVVDFKPLQLNEKLSYEEKLAQIVAREVKVLRSKEVPLVKVLWHNHQFEEATWEREDEMRALHPELFQD; translated from the coding sequence ATGAAGTTCGAGGCAGGTGACAAAGTGGTCCTGAAAGTGGCGCCAATGAAGGGTGTCCTGAGATTCGGGAAGAAGGGTAAGTTAAGTCTGCGTTTTGTAGGGCCCTTTGAGATCTTGAAGCATGGTCATTTTGCCGAGTTCCTTCGACATGGTTCCTTCATAAGACAGAGAAAACTATCGTACTTCTCCAAACATGATCCAAAGTTCGGAGTCGGCTCTGTGGCTTACCGTTTGGCCTTGCCACCGTCTCTCTTCATGGTccataatgtctttcatgtcTCCATGCTGAGGAAGTATTTAACGGACCCGTCTCATGTGGTGGACTTTAAGCCCTTGCAgttgaatgaaaaattgagTTATGAGGAGAAGCTTGCGCAAATTGTGGCCAGAGAGGTGAAAGTTTTGCGCAGCAAGGAGGTGCCACTGGTGAAGGTTCTGTGGCATAACCATCAGTTTGAGGAAGCAACATGGGAGCGAGAGGACGAGATGAGAGCACTGCATCCAGAGCTCTTCCAGGATTAG